A genomic segment from [Flavobacterium] thermophilum encodes:
- the fliJ gene encoding Chemotaxis CheF protein, translating to MMSTFRLQKLWTMKEKEKQAALAEYEEAVHKFEQAAEALYKLLKEKERCEAERDRRLQDGLAVGAIRHTLQYLASLQQTIDHYQLIVMRAREQMQCRHQRLIELNIEVKKYEKMQERVRRWTEQREKEAESRLLDEIAVQRFVRQGEL from the coding sequence ATGATGTCGACATTTCGGCTGCAAAAACTATGGACGATGAAGGAAAAAGAAAAGCAAGCAGCGCTGGCTGAATACGAAGAAGCGGTGCACAAGTTTGAGCAGGCGGCCGAGGCGCTGTACAAGTTGCTCAAGGAAAAAGAACGATGCGAGGCGGAAAGGGACAGGCGGCTGCAAGATGGCCTCGCTGTCGGGGCCATTCGCCATACGCTGCAGTATCTCGCCAGTTTGCAACAAACCATTGATCACTATCAGCTCATCGTCATGCGGGCGCGCGAGCAAATGCAGTGCCGGCACCAGCGCCTCATTGAGCTCAATATTGAAGTGAAAAAGTATGAGAAAATGCAGGAGCGCGTGCGGCGGTGGACAGAGCAGCGCGAAAAAGAGGCCGAAAGCCGTTTGCTCGATGAAATAGCCGTTCAGCGCTTTGTGCGGCAAGGAGAGTTATAG
- a CDS encoding Uncharacterized conserved protein, with protein sequence MAGSKLQQEETASRWQWMLFVVVVPSLFAAFFLLLIAKAAGIDAVKAKQWVDSVPFVAEWFDWKKKEKTLANTIETQQQTIKRQNQTIAKQKKQIEQLKSELAAKDEEIARLSTQQQLPTQQEKGGGQASAVDVISMYGAMSDKQAAAILAKLPEDEALEVLSRLDSDKAAAILEQMPAEQAANLLSSLHKWAAREEGAE encoded by the coding sequence ATGGCGGGCAGCAAACTTCAGCAGGAAGAAACGGCAAGCCGGTGGCAATGGATGTTGTTCGTCGTTGTCGTCCCGAGCCTCTTTGCGGCTTTCTTCCTCTTGCTGATTGCAAAGGCGGCCGGCATTGATGCGGTGAAGGCGAAACAATGGGTGGACAGCGTGCCGTTCGTCGCCGAATGGTTTGATTGGAAGAAGAAAGAAAAGACGCTGGCCAACACGATCGAGACGCAACAGCAGACGATCAAGCGGCAAAACCAAACGATCGCCAAGCAAAAAAAGCAAATTGAGCAGCTAAAAAGCGAATTGGCGGCAAAAGACGAGGAAATTGCCCGGCTGTCGACGCAGCAACAGCTGCCGACCCAGCAGGAAAAAGGCGGCGGACAAGCGTCTGCGGTGGATGTCATCAGCATGTACGGTGCCATGTCAGACAAGCAGGCCGCGGCTATTTTAGCCAAGCTGCCGGAGGATGAAGCGCTTGAGGTGCTGAGCCGGCTCGATAGCGACAAAGCCGCGGCTATTTTAGAACAAATGCCGGCCGAGCAGGCGGCGAACTTGCTTTCGTCATTGCATAAATGGGCGGCGAGAGAGGAGGGGGCTGAATGA
- a CDS encoding Flagellar hook-length control protein FliK, with amino-acid sequence MKVMIAAVAPQPTGVELTARKETAASSAFAALLAQKQTGKLPVEEGIERSSQPEGKKPRITDEWTEPLWLAASAMHVGAANVLNAPPAAAYNDGEALAADGESGRVNQEGAGAKALAAAPSLWQRTDENSGLGKAAWLEKQIKGTNGHFDGEGKRPMPQGSPLIEGAGKEMAVHSNEDSGSLAPQALSLVKDTRQGADLLVPFSAAGRSPFASTVYGPSSLPHREDARQLHGPTLVSTNLASLTSFVPAGHEAGAVEAENESSFVEQVARAWQFSRWVKLPNGVMQLVIRLHPEHLGTVTVKMAQEGGKLTARLLVATDAAEELIRTHLPQLVQLLDAGQVTVEKWTVWSDYDSAALPPHPEQRRDGRQQGGSRQEQKREQSPSSAPFELDGAEADG; translated from the coding sequence ATGAAAGTGATGATCGCAGCAGTTGCACCGCAGCCAACGGGCGTGGAGCTGACAGCGAGAAAAGAGACAGCGGCTTCCAGCGCATTTGCGGCATTATTGGCGCAAAAGCAAACCGGGAAGCTGCCGGTTGAGGAGGGGATTGAACGGTCATCCCAGCCGGAAGGAAAGAAGCCGCGAATAACAGACGAATGGACAGAGCCGTTATGGCTGGCCGCTTCAGCTATGCACGTTGGCGCTGCCAACGTTTTAAACGCCCCTCCGGCGGCTGCATACAATGATGGTGAAGCCTTGGCGGCTGATGGGGAAAGCGGAAGAGTCAACCAAGAGGGGGCCGGTGCAAAAGCATTGGCAGCCGCTCCGTCTTTGTGGCAGCGGACGGATGAAAATAGCGGTTTGGGCAAAGCGGCTTGGCTGGAAAAACAGATCAAAGGAACGAACGGGCATTTCGACGGCGAAGGCAAGCGGCCTATGCCACAAGGTTCGCCGCTGATCGAGGGAGCTGGAAAGGAGATGGCCGTGCATTCCAACGAGGATAGCGGCTCGCTTGCGCCACAAGCGTTATCTCTAGTGAAAGACACCCGGCAGGGAGCCGACCTCCTTGTCCCATTCTCCGCCGCCGGCCGTTCTCCTTTCGCTTCCACCGTTTACGGGCCAAGCTCTTTGCCGCACCGGGAAGACGCCCGCCAGTTGCATGGTCCCACGCTCGTTTCGACAAACCTTGCCTCTTTGACTTCATTCGTCCCTGCCGGCCATGAGGCGGGTGCGGTGGAAGCAGAGAATGAAAGTTCGTTTGTCGAGCAAGTGGCCCGTGCATGGCAATTCAGCCGATGGGTGAAGCTGCCAAACGGCGTTATGCAGCTTGTTATTCGCCTTCATCCGGAACATCTTGGAACGGTGACGGTGAAAATGGCGCAAGAAGGCGGAAAATTGACCGCCCGGCTGCTTGTGGCGACCGATGCGGCGGAAGAGTTGATCCGCACCCACTTGCCGCAGCTTGTCCAGCTGCTTGACGCCGGCCAAGTTACTGTTGAGAAATGGACGGTTTGGTCTGATTACGACAGCGCGGCTCTCCCGCCGCACCCGGAGCAGCGCCGCGACGGGCGGCAGCAAGGCGGCTCTCGGCAAGAACAAAAACGGGAACAATCGCCTTCCTCTGCCCCATTTGAACTTGACGGGGCAGAGGCGGATGGATGA
- a CDS encoding flagellar basal body rod modification protein, whose product MATNTIDASLWLANAGRPERKTGNQILGKDDFLKILLAQLENQDPLNPMEDKDFIAQMASFSSLEQMMNIANLMQQWMQVSSRDALLRYSEWIGKTVHWQEGDATMSAVVKSVTQKDGNIVLGLDNGATIAADAVMTVEQHE is encoded by the coding sequence ATGGCAACGAACACGATCGATGCCAGTTTATGGTTGGCAAACGCGGGCCGGCCGGAACGCAAAACAGGCAATCAAATTCTTGGCAAAGACGATTTTTTGAAAATTTTGCTCGCCCAGCTCGAAAACCAAGATCCGCTCAATCCGATGGAAGATAAAGACTTTATCGCGCAAATGGCGAGCTTCTCTTCGCTTGAGCAAATGATGAACATCGCCAATTTGATGCAGCAATGGATGCAAGTGTCAAGCCGTGATGCACTTTTGCGCTACAGCGAATGGATCGGCAAAACGGTGCACTGGCAAGAAGGCGATGCAACGATGAGCGCGGTTGTAAAATCGGTGACGCAAAAAGACGGGAACATTGTTCTCGGGCTCGATAACGGAGCGACGATTGCCGCTGACGCGGTGATGACAGTCGAACAACACGAATAA